The following proteins come from a genomic window of Yinghuangia sp. ASG 101:
- the eno gene encoding phosphopyruvate hydratase, with amino-acid sequence MPSIDVVHAREILDSRGNPTVEVEVVLDDGSQGRAAVPSGASTGAFEAIELRDGDDQRFGGKGVEKAVLAVIEQIQTEVVGIEADEQRIVDQTMIDLDATEAKSNLGANAMLGVSLAVAHAAAEAAQLPLFRYLGGPNAHVLPVPMMNILNGGAHADTNVDIQEFMIAPIGAETYRDALRWGTEVYHALKSVLKSRGLATSIGDEGGFAPDLPSNRDALDLILDAIKKAGFEPGRDIALALDVAATEFYKDGAYTFEGASKSAADMASYYAELVSAYPLVSIEDPMNEEDWAGWQELTATLGGRVQLVGDDLFVTNPERLRRGIDTATANALLVKVNQIGTLTETLDAVSLAHRNGYRCMMSHRSGETEDTTIADLAVATNCGQIKTGAPARSERVAKYNQLLRIEEILDDAAAYAGRGAFPRFKADA; translated from the coding sequence GTGCCGTCCATCGACGTCGTCCACGCGCGCGAGATCCTCGACTCCCGCGGCAACCCCACGGTCGAGGTCGAGGTCGTCCTCGACGACGGCAGCCAGGGCCGCGCCGCGGTGCCGTCGGGCGCGTCGACCGGTGCCTTCGAGGCGATCGAACTGCGCGACGGCGACGACCAGCGCTTCGGCGGCAAGGGTGTCGAGAAGGCGGTCCTCGCCGTTATCGAGCAGATCCAGACCGAGGTCGTCGGCATCGAGGCCGACGAACAGCGCATCGTCGACCAGACGATGATCGACCTGGACGCCACCGAGGCCAAGTCCAACCTCGGCGCGAACGCGATGCTGGGCGTCTCGCTCGCCGTCGCGCACGCCGCCGCCGAGGCCGCGCAACTGCCGTTGTTCCGCTACCTCGGCGGCCCCAACGCGCACGTGCTCCCGGTCCCGATGATGAACATCCTCAACGGCGGTGCCCACGCGGACACCAACGTCGACATCCAGGAGTTCATGATCGCGCCGATCGGTGCGGAGACCTACCGCGACGCCCTGCGCTGGGGCACCGAGGTCTACCACGCGCTCAAGTCGGTGCTGAAGAGCCGCGGCCTGGCCACCAGCATCGGCGACGAGGGCGGCTTCGCACCCGACCTGCCGAGCAACCGCGACGCGCTCGACCTGATCCTCGACGCGATCAAGAAGGCGGGCTTCGAGCCGGGCCGGGACATCGCGCTGGCCCTCGACGTCGCGGCCACCGAGTTCTACAAGGACGGCGCGTACACCTTCGAGGGCGCGTCGAAGTCGGCGGCCGACATGGCGTCGTACTACGCGGAGTTGGTGTCCGCGTACCCGCTCGTGTCGATCGAGGACCCGATGAACGAGGAGGACTGGGCCGGCTGGCAGGAGCTGACGGCCACCCTCGGCGGCAGGGTCCAGCTGGTCGGCGACGACCTGTTCGTCACCAACCCGGAGCGTCTGCGCCGCGGCATCGACACCGCGACCGCCAACGCCCTGCTGGTGAAGGTCAATCAGATCGGTACGCTCACCGAGACGTTGGATGCCGTGTCGCTCGCCCACCGCAACGGCTACCGGTGCATGATGAGTCACCGTTCGGGCGAGACGGAGGACACCACGATCGCGGACCTGGCCGTCGCCACCAACTGCGGTCAGATCAAGACCGGTGCCCCCGCCCGCTCCGAGCGCGTGGCGAAGTACAACCAGCTGCTGCGTATCGAGGAGATCCTCGACGACGCGGCTGCCTACGCCGGCCGCGGCGCGTTCCCCCGCTTCAAGGCTGACGCCTGA
- a CDS encoding NAD(P)/FAD-dependent oxidoreductase, whose translation MSSNKDRRHRILVVGGGYVGLYAAQRILKKAKYGEVSVTVVDPRSYMTYQPFLPEAAAGSLSPRHVVVPLRRALPKADVVTGRITAIDQERKVARVVPLVGAEYDHEFDYLVVALGSISRTFPIPGLAENGIGFKTIEEAIALRNHVLGQLDIADSTSDPEIRRKALTFAFVGGGFAGIEALAEIEDMARDAIKYYKNITRDDMRFIMVEAMHRILPEVGDELGKWTLKKLKQRGIEFYLETSLQSCVDKHCVLSDGTEFDASTIVWTAGVKPNPALARFGLPLGPRGHVDTRPTLQVAGMDHVFAAGDNAQVPDLAAGEGAWCPPNAQHAVRQAKQLGDNVISVMRGFPPAEYKHKNLGAVAGLGLHKGVAIMFGKFKLKGLPAWLFHRTYHMYAMPTFNRKTRIVADWTLAMFFRREIVSLGSMEHPRDEFAEAALPPAPAPAASKTA comes from the coding sequence ATGAGCAGCAACAAGGACCGTCGCCACCGCATCCTCGTTGTCGGCGGCGGGTACGTCGGCCTGTACGCAGCGCAGCGCATCCTCAAGAAGGCCAAGTACGGAGAGGTCTCCGTCACGGTCGTCGACCCGCGCTCGTACATGACGTACCAGCCCTTCCTGCCAGAGGCCGCGGCCGGCAGTCTGTCGCCGCGCCACGTCGTCGTCCCGTTGCGTCGCGCGCTGCCCAAGGCCGACGTGGTCACCGGCCGGATCACCGCGATCGACCAGGAGCGCAAGGTCGCCCGCGTGGTTCCGCTCGTCGGTGCCGAATACGACCACGAGTTCGACTACCTCGTCGTCGCGCTCGGCTCGATATCCCGCACGTTCCCGATCCCCGGGCTCGCGGAGAACGGCATCGGCTTCAAGACCATCGAAGAGGCGATCGCCCTCCGCAACCACGTTCTCGGCCAACTCGACATCGCCGACTCCACCAGCGACCCGGAGATCCGCCGCAAGGCGCTGACCTTCGCGTTCGTCGGCGGCGGCTTCGCGGGCATCGAGGCGCTCGCCGAGATCGAGGACATGGCCCGCGACGCGATCAAGTACTACAAGAACATCACCCGCGATGACATGCGCTTCATCATGGTCGAGGCGATGCACCGCATCCTCCCCGAGGTCGGCGACGAACTCGGCAAGTGGACGCTGAAGAAACTCAAGCAGCGCGGCATCGAGTTCTATCTGGAGACCTCGCTGCAGTCCTGTGTCGACAAGCACTGCGTGCTGTCCGACGGCACCGAGTTCGACGCGTCCACCATCGTGTGGACCGCGGGCGTCAAGCCGAACCCCGCACTCGCCCGGTTCGGCCTGCCGCTCGGGCCGCGCGGGCACGTCGACACCCGCCCGACCCTCCAGGTCGCCGGGATGGACCACGTGTTCGCCGCGGGCGACAACGCCCAGGTGCCCGACCTGGCGGCGGGCGAGGGCGCGTGGTGCCCGCCGAACGCCCAGCACGCGGTACGCCAGGCCAAGCAACTCGGCGACAACGTCATCAGCGTCATGCGCGGTTTCCCGCCAGCCGAGTACAAGCACAAGAACCTCGGCGCGGTCGCGGGCCTGGGCCTGCACAAGGGCGTCGCGATCATGTTCGGCAAGTTCAAGCTCAAGGGCCTGCCGGCGTGGCTGTTCCACCGCACGTACCACATGTACGCGATGCCGACCTTCAACCGGAAGACGCGCATCGTGGCCGACTGGACCCTCGCGATGTTCTTCCGCCGCGAGATCGTCTCGCTCGGTTCCATGGAGCACCCCCGCGACGAGTTCGCGGAGGCCGCCCTGCCCCCGGCGCCCGCGCCCGCCGCGAGCAAGACCGCCTGA
- a CDS encoding DUF501 domain-containing protein encodes MDQQDVASVTAQLGRTPRGLREVAHRCPCGLPDVVETAPRLEDGSPFPTMYYLTCPRAASAIGTLESDGMMREMNDRLAADPDLAARYRAAHDDYIKRRDAIEVLPGFPSAGGMPDRVKCLHVLVAHALAAGPGVNPLGDEALAALPEWWRKGRCVAAPDAAATDATDDSPRGT; translated from the coding sequence ATGGATCAGCAGGACGTCGCCTCCGTCACCGCACAACTCGGCCGCACCCCACGCGGCCTGCGCGAGGTCGCCCACCGGTGCCCGTGCGGGCTGCCCGATGTGGTCGAGACCGCGCCCCGTCTGGAGGACGGCAGCCCGTTCCCGACGATGTACTACCTGACGTGCCCGCGGGCCGCGTCCGCGATCGGCACGCTGGAGTCCGACGGCATGATGCGCGAGATGAACGACCGGCTCGCCGCCGACCCCGATCTCGCCGCGCGCTACCGTGCCGCCCACGACGACTACATCAAGCGCCGCGACGCGATCGAGGTGCTGCCGGGCTTCCCGTCCGCGGGCGGCATGCCGGACCGCGTGAAGTGCCTCCACGTGCTGGTGGCGCACGCGCTCGCGGCGGGCCCGGGGGTCAACCCCCTGGGCGACGAGGCCCTGGCCGCGCTGCCCGAGTGGTGGCGCAAGGGCCGCTGCGTCGCCGCCCCCGACGCGGCGGCGACCGACGCGACCGACGACAGCCCGAGGGGTACGTGA
- a CDS encoding pyridoxamine 5'-phosphate oxidase family protein, with protein sequence MIAPELKAALDHMLGDPEHWVHVGTVTPTGEPHVTPVMLAYDDDHLYLSLTGRTKKANLEKNPKVCLSIAEDGEIAHVIVWGEVELREDAWAQERWEYAMRLILGDEGLSSQHRALSREGTSLGVVTPTRWRVFGLDGGPAHGPGYLG encoded by the coding sequence ATGATCGCCCCGGAGTTGAAGGCCGCACTCGACCACATGCTCGGCGACCCCGAGCACTGGGTGCACGTCGGAACGGTGACCCCCACCGGGGAACCCCACGTGACGCCCGTGATGCTGGCGTACGACGACGACCACCTCTACCTCAGCCTCACCGGCCGCACGAAGAAGGCCAACCTGGAGAAGAACCCCAAGGTGTGCCTCTCGATCGCGGAGGACGGCGAGATCGCGCACGTGATCGTGTGGGGCGAGGTCGAACTGCGCGAGGACGCCTGGGCGCAGGAGCGCTGGGAGTACGCGATGCGGCTGATCCTGGGCGACGAAGGCCTCTCGTCCCAGCACCGCGCGCTGTCCCGCGAGGGCACGAGCCTCGGCGTCGTCACCCCGACGCGCTGGCGCGTCTTCGGCCTGGACGGCGGCCCGGCGCACGGACCGGGGTATCTCGGCTGA
- a CDS encoding Ppx/GppA phosphatase family protein, whose protein sequence is MTERVAAIDCGTNSIRLLVADLDPATGALKDLDRRMEIVRLGQGVDKTGRLAPEALERTFAACRGYRDAITALGVERLRFVATSASRDAENREEFRAGVRELLGVEPEVIAGDEEAALSFLGATRELGGGAGGFARPYLVVDIGGGSTEFVLGDDRVEAARSVDVGCVRMTERHLRSDPPTAEQIAAARHDIEAAIDQAARDVPLDRAKTLVGLAGSVTTVAAIALDLPEYDSARIHHTRVGVARVREVAGRLLASTHERRAAIPVIHPGRVDVIGAGALVLLTIMERVGADEVVVSEHDILDGIAWSVLG, encoded by the coding sequence ATGACAGAACGCGTGGCCGCGATCGACTGCGGCACCAACTCGATCCGCCTGCTGGTGGCCGACCTCGATCCCGCGACCGGCGCCCTGAAGGACCTCGACCGGCGCATGGAGATCGTCCGGCTCGGCCAGGGCGTCGACAAGACCGGGCGGCTGGCCCCGGAGGCGCTGGAGCGCACGTTCGCCGCGTGCCGCGGGTACCGCGACGCGATCACCGCGCTGGGTGTGGAGCGCCTGCGCTTCGTCGCGACCAGCGCGAGCCGCGACGCCGAGAACCGCGAGGAGTTCCGGGCCGGCGTCCGCGAGCTGCTCGGGGTCGAACCCGAGGTGATCGCCGGTGACGAGGAGGCGGCGCTGTCCTTCCTCGGTGCCACCCGCGAACTGGGCGGCGGCGCGGGCGGTTTCGCCCGCCCGTACCTCGTCGTCGACATCGGCGGGGGCTCGACCGAGTTCGTGCTCGGCGACGACCGCGTCGAGGCGGCCCGCTCGGTCGACGTCGGGTGCGTCCGCATGACCGAGCGCCACCTGCGCTCCGACCCGCCCACGGCCGAGCAGATCGCCGCGGCCCGGCACGACATCGAGGCGGCGATCGACCAGGCCGCCCGGGACGTGCCGCTGGACCGGGCGAAGACCCTCGTCGGGCTCGCCGGTTCGGTCACCACGGTGGCGGCCATCGCGCTCGACCTGCCCGAATACGACTCGGCCCGGATCCACCACACACGGGTCGGCGTGGCACGGGTGCGCGAGGTGGCCGGGCGTCTCCTCGCGTCGACGCACGAGCGGCGGGCGGCGATCCCGGTCATACACCCCGGCCGGGTCGACGTCATCGGCGCCGGCGCGCTCGTACTGCTGACGATCATGGAACGGGTCGGCGCCGACGAGGTCGTCGTCTCCGAACACGACATTTTGGACGGCATCGCCTGGTCGGTCCTCGGCTGA
- a CDS encoding septum formation initiator family protein — protein sequence MSETDARKGTGPGKAKSGANRTNGTKPKSTAKRRRIVVTWGGPKGRPNRLTGRAGVLVLVVSVLAIALVVPVRQYLDQRRDRDGLRVETERRRDEVERLREELERWQDPAFIRQQARGQLHYVNPGDTAYSVIPPPPVAPSPGESPKDGSWTGELWTTVQDADAAPAPNPSAAPSP from the coding sequence GTGTCCGAGACGGACGCACGCAAGGGGACCGGACCGGGCAAGGCCAAGAGCGGTGCGAACCGCACGAACGGGACGAAGCCCAAGAGCACCGCGAAGCGCCGACGCATCGTCGTGACGTGGGGCGGCCCCAAGGGTCGGCCCAACCGCCTGACCGGGCGCGCCGGCGTCCTGGTGCTGGTGGTGTCCGTGCTGGCCATCGCCCTCGTCGTACCCGTACGCCAGTACCTGGACCAGCGGCGCGATCGCGACGGCCTGCGGGTCGAGACCGAGCGGCGCCGCGACGAAGTCGAGCGGCTGCGCGAGGAGTTGGAGCGCTGGCAGGATCCGGCGTTCATCCGCCAGCAGGCCCGGGGGCAGCTGCACTACGTCAACCCGGGCGACACCGCCTACTCGGTGATTCCCCCGCCGCCGGTCGCGCCGAGCCCGGGGGAGTCCCCGAAGGACGGGTCGTGGACCGGCGAGCTGTGGACCACCGTCCAGGACGCGGACGCCGCCCCCGCGCCGAACCCGTCGGCGGCACCTTCGCCGTAG